TCAGAGAGTTATACAGCGGGTAGAAGTCCATGATTTATTTTGCTGACGTGAAGCCGAATGACTCAAAAATTTTCTGCGACTCTGATTCTTGAAGGTACTTGAGGAACTTTACGGCCTCGTCTTTGTGTGATGACCGGGAAATTACAGCAGCCGGATAAATTACGGGAGTCTTGAGAGTCCCTGCAGGAGGAAAGGCAATAACTTTCAGGCCGTGAGTCATTGCGTCTGTCGCGTAGACTATTCCGCAGTCAGCAGCACCCTCGCGAACCTGCATTGCGACTTCAGTAACATTCCCCGCAAAAGAGATTTTCCCCGCATGATTCAGAGCGTCCCACAGTCCCATAGCCGTCAAAATTTCCTGCGCGTACATTCCTGCGGGAACGTCAGAATTTCCCAGCGCGATTAGGGTCAGTTTGTCCGTCCCTAAATCAGCGAACGATTCTATTTTTGCCGGATTAATTTCCGTTGTGGCCAATACGATTTTGTTCTCAAGAAGATTTACTCTTGCTGACGAATCTATGAGGCTCTCACTTTCTAGCGTGTCCATTTGCTTTTGTGCCGCTGATATGAATATGTCGCACTCTGCGCCCTCCATAATTTGAGTCTTGAGAGTGCCGGATGAGTCAAAGTTGCATGTGATTTGTGTACCGGGATTGTTCGCTGTGTATAGTGCTGTGATTTTTTCTGTTGCTGACTG
This DNA window, taken from Synergistaceae bacterium, encodes the following:
- the modA gene encoding molybdate ABC transporter substrate-binding protein is translated as MRKFASLITALLLFTFSRAAFSETLTIFAAASLQSATEKITALYTANNPGTQITCNFDSSGTLKTQIMEGAECDIFISAAQKQMDTLESESLIDSSARVNLLENKIVLATTEINPAKIESFADLGTDKLTLIALGNSDVPAGMYAQEILTAMGLWDALNHAGKISFAGNVTEVAMQVREGAADCGIVYATDAMTHGLKVIAFPPAGTLKTPVIYPAAVISRSSHKDEAVKFLKYLQESESQKIFESFGFTSAK